The genomic window CTCCTCCTCCCCCTCCAATAATTCGTGCCcaataattgaaattgaaatctCAATATATAGTTTCAACACCCACTTGTTTCAAAAGAGAAACCTTCACCATTATGTGGAGCAACCTCCCCTTCGACCTCCTAGCAAACATCTTCTCCTTCCTCCCGGCGGACTCCTTGGCACTCGCCAGCTCAGTCTGCAAGCACTGGCACACATGCGTTACTGCTTACCCGGCCACGGCCGCTGGGGCTCGCAATCCGCCGTGGTTCGTGGCCTTGCCTGTGCGGAACCGTGGTCACACTTGCTACACGCATAACCCAATTATTGATACTTGGCATGGGCTTTTTCTAGGCTTCCTTCCTCATGCTATTCGCCCGGTTGCCTCCATTGGAGGGCTTGTTTTATTAAGGTCCACTACTTCTACTACTCTTCAGTTAGCGATTTGCAATTTGTTCACCAAGCGATATTGGAGCCTCCCAATGTTGAACATTGCCCGGACCAACCCGGCGGTGGGGGTTGTTTTCGGGTTGGACGAGAGTCCAGATGTCCGATTTTCGAGCTTTAGGGTGTATGTGGCTGGGGGGATGTCGGAGGCGCCAAGTGGGGGTGCGGCGTACGAACCGACATTGGAAATGTACGACTCGTGGCAAGACAGATGGGATATCATGGGCAGAATGCCGGTGGAGTTTGCGGTGAGGCTCACAGTGTGGAGTCCCAATGAGAGCGTGTACTCAGGCGGGGTCCTATATTGGATGACCTCCGCCCGGGCATATAGTGTGATGGGGCTCGACATTGAGTCGAACAGCTGGCGGGAGCTGAGCGTGCCGATGGCGGAGCGGCTAGAATTTGCGGCACTAGTGCGGTGGAACGGCAGGCCGACGCTAGTGGGTGGCACGTGCAACGAAGGCGCATGCATATGGGAGCTTGGCGAGGGGGATACATGGGGGTTGGTTGAAAAGATCCCAATTGAACTCGGCATGAGATTATTAGGGGTTAAGGGAAGTTGGGAAAGTACTAAATGTGTGGGAAGTGATGGGGCCTTGTGCTTGTACAGGGACTTAGGGTCAGGAATGGTAGTTTGGAGGGAGGTAGAGAAGGGTAGATGGGAATGGCTCTGGGTTGAAGGGTGCTGCTCGGTAGGAGGAAAACAAGTCCAAAATATCCCAATTAAGGGACTGCTTCTTCACCCAAATCTTGCTACCTCAGGCTTTCCAGATAAATGACTCAATTTTTTTGTGCATAGTAATTCTTTAGTTTGCCAGATGTTGATGTATCATTCCCTCTATGTAACTTAATACTTTTTTCACACTAGTATGGAGAAAAGGGTCATTGATGATGAAGTGTATTGGCAAAGGATTTGAGTGAAAGTGAGACAATTTTAGTAACCTTTTAATATTAGGCTCTGGTTGTGCCATTACATCTTTCAGGGGGTGAGAGAGAGGAATGACAAAAACTAAgggcctgtttgtttagtgttttcaagaacagttttctgttcttgaaaacaaaaaacaccaaaaactcgtttggttgagagagtgatttttgtttttgttgtttcccgtgttctcaaaatgacactgtttagagaacaacaaaatcttgttttccccgtttttttactgttcacagaacaaaattaaaccaaaaaaaacaatctgtttcccgtgttttttttttcttcccgttttcatctcttctccagcacagtGGCTCGCCTCTTCTtgtttctcagttttgattcaaggttcgtgaaatttaaatccaatcgcacaatagcaaagagacccctaaaacggaTCCAGAAAACGCAGggatttttggttttccttggggtttttgcttggattttctcggaaatcaaacgaggatgaattttcccggaaatcgaatgggggatggattttcttgggaatcaaacgggggttgcaaaaaaaaaataataataataacatgattagattagtacctgtaaggattgagagtggcagaggaaaatatggccttttagggattctctcagctggagggcaacttcagaaaagggcttccttcagaaaagggcttcttgatgcccgatcAGAGAAGGGtggcattttgaattttatatttagtagagacaaaaaaaaaaaaacaaatcatgagaacaattttatctcaatttaatagaaaatgctataatttttaataaagttaaagattaaataaaaaaatattaataaaaatgattttattatgtttgatttattttaaaaaaatataaaaaatatttttatttataaattaataaaataaataatttttttaatttaaatgaactatatatctaaaaattatttataaatttataatataaa from Vitis vinifera cultivar Pinot Noir 40024 chromosome 9, ASM3070453v1 includes these protein-coding regions:
- the LOC100854446 gene encoding F-box/kelch-repeat protein At5g15710; translation: MWSNLPFDLLANIFSFLPADSLALASSVCKHWHTCVTAYPATAAGARNPPWFVALPVRNRGHTCYTHNPIIDTWHGLFLGFLPHAIRPVASIGGLVLLRSTTSTTLQLAICNLFTKRYWSLPMLNIARTNPAVGVVFGLDESPDVRFSSFRVYVAGGMSEAPSGGAAYEPTLEMYDSWQDRWDIMGRMPVEFAVRLTVWSPNESVYSGGVLYWMTSARAYSVMGLDIESNSWRELSVPMAERLEFAALVRWNGRPTLVGGTCNEGACIWELGEGDTWGLVEKIPIELGMRLLGVKGSWESTKCVGSDGALCLYRDLGSGMVVWREVEKGRWEWLWVEGCCSVGGKQVQNIPIKGLLLHPNLATSGFPDK